The Seriola aureovittata isolate HTS-2021-v1 ecotype China chromosome 3, ASM2101889v1, whole genome shotgun sequence genome includes a region encoding these proteins:
- the LOC130166918 gene encoding CD209 antigen-like, which produces MSVEYHASAVTNMDMEDSKIGYKQFSADGSKLRCTVYMLRNNPYKIATACLGILCVLLLAGAIGQSVHYQKVEQDQQNNLYALSKEKEDLQENLKTVQKEKKNLETQRNQLQQNTEYLTRRREQIQTNNNLLSEETNKLKLSQSQLQTSNAALSKELEQLKASKNLLDTNNNALSKARDLLQKQYDSVVKRKNELQTSYNSVTRERDNLQNKFNNVTRSKEQLQLSYNDLIKDVEHLQDKYNFSNSEKDKLASSHQNLTLQKDTLQETFNTLKKATDELRANYASLAQDKKELESSCENVTVERNMLRVKIENLTVERDLLQGEAEKLNATLLDKKCPTGWKKFQYNCYFTSVGKKTWSQSREYCQNKGADLAIIKNEKEMAFINGLYQSDKEVWIGLTDEGVEGQWKWIDGTQLTTAYWGKGQPNSFDGRNQDCVEFWHRASGNGDWNDENCNVEQNFICQI; this is translated from the exons ATGAGTGTGGAGTACCATGCCTCTGCTGTTACAAACATGGACATGGAGGACAGTAAAATTGGATACAAACAATTTTCAGCGGATGGCAGCAAGCTCCGCTGTACAG TTTATATGTTGAGAAACAACCCATACAAGATTGCCACAGCCTGCCTCGGGATCCTGTGTGTTCTCCTGTTGGCTGGTGCCATAGGTCAGAGTGTCCACT ACCAAAAAGTAGAGCAAGACCAACAAAACAACCTGTACGCCCTGAGTAAAGAGAAGGAGGACCTACAGGAGAACCTGAAGACAgtgcagaaagagaagaagaatctTGAAACCCAACGTAATCAGCTACAGCAAAATACCGAATACTTAACTAGAAGGAGAGAACAAATACAGACTAATAACAATTTACTGtctgaggaaacaaacaaactgaaactcaGCCAAAGCCAGTTACAGACCAGTAATGCTGCTTTAAGCAAAGAGCTTGAACAGCTTAAAGCCAGTAAAAACCTGTTGGATACTAACAACAATGCCTTGTCTAAAGCCCGAGACTTGttacaaaaacaatatgattCAGTGGTCAAACGCAAAAATGAGTTACAGACCAGCTATAACTCAGTGACCAGGGAGAGGGACAATTTACAGAACAAATTCAATAATGTAACCAGATCaaaagagcagctgcagctgagttaCAATGACTTGATTAAGGACGTAGAACATTTGCAGGACAAATACAACTTCTCTAACAGTGAAAAAGACAAGCTGGCAAGCAGTCACCAAAACCTGACATTGCAAAAAGACACTCTGCAGGAGACTTTCAACACACTTAAAAAAGCAACAGATGAATTAAGGGCTAATTATGCATCCTTGGCTCAGGACAAAAAAGAGCTTGAAAGCAGCTGCGAAAACGTGACTGTGGAGAGAAACATGCTGAGGGTGAAAATCGAGAACCTGACTGTTGAGCGAGATCTTCTCCAGGGAGAAGCTGAGAAACTGAACGCAACGCTCTTAG ATAAGAAGTGTCCCACTGGATGGAAGAAGTTTCAATACAACTGCTACTTCACTTCTGTCGGCAAGAAAACCTGGAGCCAGAGCAGAGAATACTGTCAGAACAAAGGAGCGGACCTGGCCATCATAAAAAACGAAAAGGAAatg GCCTTCATCAATGGCTTGTATCAAAGTGACAAAGAAGTCTGGATTGGACTGACGGATGAAGGGGTAGAAGGCCAGTGGAAATGGATCGACGGGACACAACTGACCACAGC GTACTGGGGTAAAGGTCAGCCCAACAGCTTTGACGGGAGGAACCAGGACTGTGTGGAGTTCTGGCATCGTGCGTCAGGGAATGGCGACTGGAATGACGAGAACTGTAATGTAGAACAAAACTTCATCTGTCAGATTTAG
- the LOC130167061 gene encoding N-acetylaspartate synthetase-like translates to MVPDTAFRGLRHHPESLLIYTAMTGLLPAIVLCGRYFYSRRVIHGYLECAMSRDMGDIEGFYTKSPDSCLWVAVLEGKVVGVVAAVGQQKSGGAVELQRMSVDRSCRRCGVGVALGRKVLEFAAAHRYSSIVLGTTAYTTAAHQLYQRLGFRCVGVTNGYVTQDARWSLLQRIFYRVHHHHYRLDVPNSKIISNGQH, encoded by the exons ATGGTACCGGACACTGCCTTCAGAGGCTTGAGACATCACCCTGAGAGTCTCCTGATCTACACTGCTATGACAG GACTCCTCCCAGCAATTGTGCTGTGTGGGCGCTACTTCTACAGCAGACGTGTCATCCATGGTTACCTGGAATGCGCCATGAGCAGAGACATGGGTGACATTGAAGGGTTTTACACGAAATCACCAG ACTCCTGTCTGTGGGTAGCAGTGCTGGAAGGCAAAGTGGTGGGTGTCGTAGCAGCAGTCGGCCAGCAGAAGTCAGGAGGTGCTGTCGAGCTGCAGCGGATGTCTGTTGACCGGAGCTGTCGGCGGTGCGGGGTAGGGGTTGCACTGGGACGGAAAGTCCTGGAGTTTGCTGCCGCTCACAGATATTCTTCGATTGTGCTGGGAACCACGGCGTACACAACGGCTGCCCACCAGCTCTACCAGCGTCTGGGTTTCCGCTGTGTGGGGGTCACCAATGGGTACGTCACACAGGACGCAAGATGGTCCTTACTGCAAAGAATATTCTATAGAGTCCACCATCACCACTACAGGCTGGATGTGCCAAATAGCAAGATCATTTCAAATGGACAACACTGA
- the rtn4rl2a gene encoding LOW QUALITY PROTEIN: reticulon-4 receptor-like 2a (The sequence of the model RefSeq protein was modified relative to this genomic sequence to represent the inferred CDS: inserted 1 base in 1 codon): MLEYIWDTGSHQPAHSQSLRLGNQGISGDSXALLQPIRLTRFGLWFRMETSSISRSRRCSIMRNCKSGLSLWLVVWLVLGKPSPASACPHLCVCYPTPMTVSCQAQNFTAVPVGVPYESQRVFLQNNRITELRVGSFGFGTQVLWLFSNNITWIEAGAFSELRDLEELDLGDNPNLHRLEGGAFRGLEKLQSLHMHRCRLTALPHDIFHKLYSLQFLYLQENNLHFLQDDIFSDLINLSQLFVHGNRIRTLSENVFRGLVNLDRLLLHDNRIRQVNRRAFRDLGRLTMLFLFNNSLAELPSQTLRDTQGIEFLRLNANPWSCGCESRALWEWFREARVSSSEVICASPSTRRGQDLRFLREMDFALCPLPDPGSIAGSTTTTFSTKTRWWFHKNKPQSSTKGIFEKASETVKAGLYGKGPSTTTSVVKYELGEEELALPKLDPEEYWANYGNEDSGVTLRCFELECPPEFDLPPSSSSPSSCSPSLFSLLALSVFTLCLNLHLLFG, translated from the exons ATGCTGGAGTATATATGGGACACTGGTAGCCATCAACCGGCACACTCTCAGTCGCTCCGACTCGGGAACCAGGGCATCAGCGGAGATA AGGCTTTACTTCAACCTATTAGGCTAACTCGCTTTGGGCTTTGGTTCAGGATGGAAACCTCTTCGATTTCTCGGAGCCGACGATGCTCCATCATGCGCAACTGCAAAA gcgGTCTCTCCCTCTGGCTGGTGGTGTGGCTGGTCCTCGGCAAGCCAAGTCCGGCATCGGCGTGCccgcacttgtgtgtgtgctaccCGACGCCCATGACTGTGAGCTGCCAGGCGCAGAACTTCACCGCCGTCCCGGTCGGAGTGCCCTACGAATCGCAGCGCGTGTTCCTCCAGAACAACCGGATCACGGAGCTTAGAGTTGGCTCTTTTGGCTTCGGAACTCAG GTTCTGTGGCTGTTCTCCAACAACATCACATGGATTGAGGCAGGGGCCTTCAGTGAGCTGAGGGACTTGGAGGAGTTGGACCTGGGGGACAACCCTAACCTCCACAGGCTGGAGGGGGGAGCCTTCCGCGGCCTAGAGAAACTCCAGAGCCTCCACATGCACCGCTGCCGGCTCACTGCCCTGCCCCATGACATCTTCCACAAGCTTTACAGCCTGCAGTTCCTCTATCTGCAG GAGAATAATCTGCACTTCCTGCAGGATGACATCTTTTCTGACCTCATCAACCTGAGCCAGCTTTTCGTGCATGGCAACCGTATCCGCACCCTCTCAGAGAACGTGTTCCGCGGCCTGGTCAACCTTGACCGCCTTCTTCTCCATGACAACCGCATCAGGCAGGTGAACCGCCGCGCCTTCCGCGACCTCGGCCGCCTGACCATGCTCTTCCTCTTCAACAACTCCCTGGCTGAGCTGCCTAGCCAGACCCTGAGGGACACCCAGGGCATCGAGTTTCTCCGCCTCAATGCCAACCCATGGTCCTGTGGCTGTGAGTCCCGCGCCCTGTGGGAGTGGTTCCGTGAGGCCCGTGTCTCTTCTTCCGAGGTGATCTGCGCTTCCCCTTCCACCCGCCGCGGCCAGGACCTTCGCTTCCTTCGTGAGATGGACTTCGCCCTCTGCCCCCTGCCCGACCCCGGCTCCATCGCTggctccaccaccaccaccttcagcACCAAGACCCGCTGGTGGTTCCACAAGAACAAGCCCCAGTCGTCCACAAAAGGCATCTTTGAGAAGGCCTCCGAGACTGTCAAGGCCGGTTTGTACGGGAAAGGCCCATCCACGACCACCTCAGTAGTCAAGTACGAGCTAGGGGAGGAAGAGCTGGCGCTGCCCAAACTTGACCCAGAAGAGTACTGGGCAAACTATGGCAACGAAGACTCAGGTGTCACTCTGCGTTGCTTCGAGCTTGAATGTCCACCTGAGTTCGACCtgcctccatcttcctcctctccctcatcctgctcgccctctctcttctcactaCTAGCCCTTTCTGTTTTCACCCTCTGCCTCAACCTCCACCTATTATTCGGCTGA